DNA from Actinomyces sp. oral taxon 897:
CGCACCGGCCGCAGGACCCTGGCGGTGACGGTCCAGACCCCCAGCACGGTCACCAGGGCGAAGCCGACGCCCGCGGTAATCACGGCGCGGGAGGCCACGGTCACCAGGCGCTGCTCGGGGGCCAGGGTGTACAGGACGTAGACGTCGTACTGGCCGGCCACGGGCAGGCTCAGGCGGGTGCCCACCAGGACCCCCGGCTCCTGGCCCGACCCGCCCTGCGTGCCGATGCTGGCGGGGACCTGCGTGGGCCGCCAGGCCAGCGTCCCGGCGGGGGCGTCCTCCACGGCCTGGGTAATGTCGTGGGTGACCAGGGCGTCCATGGCCGCGTCCGTGGACAGGTCGTTAATGGCCACCGAGGAGGACTCGCTGCCGCTGCGGCGCAGGGCGACGCCGACCCCGCCGGCCCCGGCCGAGGAGCCCCGGATGGAGGTCACCTGCGTCTGGGCCAGGAAGGCCACCTCGTCGGGGCTGGTGACGGTGGCGGCGTCCAGAACCGCCTGGGCCGTCCTGACCCGCTCCATGGCGTCAGCCAGCACGGCGTCACGCTTGTCGCTGAAGACCGACTCGCGGATGGTGACCGTGACCACCCCGAGCAGGACGGTGATGAGCACGGCCCCCGCCACCAGGGCCGCCACGGTGACCCGCAGGATAAGGGAGCGCCGCATGAGCGCCCGCAGGCCCGCCAGGCCGGCCACGGGGGACCGGCGCCCGGGCTCAGACCGCGTCGCCAATGCGGTAGCCCACGCCCCGGACCGTCACCACGATGCGGGGGCGCTCCGGGTCCGGCTCCACCTTGGAGCGCAGGCGCTGGACGTGGACGTTGACCAGGCGGGTGTCCGCGCCGTGCTGGTAGCCCCACACCGCGTCCAGGAGCTCCTCGCGGGTGAAGGCCTTCCAGGGCGAGCGGGCCAGGGTGGTCAGCAGGTCGAACTCCAGCGGGGTCACCGCAATGGTCTGGGCCCCGCGCAGGACGCGGTGGGCGGCGACGTCAATGTCCAGGTCCCCGGCGCGCAGCACCTCCGGGGTGACGGCGGTGGACAGGTGGCGCAGGCGCGCCCGCACCCGGGCCAGGAGCTCGGTGGTCTGGAAGGGCTTGGTGACGTAGTCGTCGGCCCCGGCCTCCAGCCCCGCCACGACGTCCTCGGTGTCGGTACGGGCCGTGAGCATAATGACCGGGACGTCGGACAGGCGGCGGATCTGGCGGCAGACCTCCACCCCGTCGATCCCCGGGAGCATGAGGTCAAGCAGGACCAGGGAGGGGTGGTGGGCGCGGAAGAGGGCCAGAGCACCGTCACCGGTGTCACAGGTGACTGGCGTGTACCCCTCGCTCTCCAACAAGATGCTCAGCATCTCGGAGATCGCGGGGTCGTCGTCAACAACGAGGATACGCACGGTCATGTGTCCTATCTTGGCACGCCGGGCACGCTACGTCAGTCACAACGGGTCCCAGGCCCCTCACCTGGTCGGCTCTCCCCCGATCGGCCCCTGGCCGGCGGGGTACCCCCCAGGGCCGATCTCCTCCTGGAGGGGGAGGACCCCGACCCCCCTGACGTGTCAGCATGGGGCCATGAGCGCACCGCCCCCCGACGGCTGGCAGCCCCCCTCCCAGCCGCTCGACGACCAGCCCCCCCAGGAGCCGGAGGCCCCGGCAGAGAACGTCCAGGGGATGAGGCCGGAGCGGGCACCCGCCTTCGGGGTCCCGGGCTACGGCGTCCCCACCGACTTCCTCCTGGCCCCCAAGCCCGGGATCATCCCCCTGCGCCCCCTGACCGTCTCGGAGATCATCGGCGGGGCCTTCGCCGCCCTGCGGGCCAACCCCCGGGCCATGTTCCTGCCCGCCCTGCTGGTCATGGGCGTCCTGGGCGGGGTCAGCGCCGTGCTGACCTACGCCCTGCAGAGCGCCACTCTGATCAACCTGGACGGCCGCACGACGCAGGGGGCGGCCGAGACGCTCCTCATCCTGCCGGCCCTCGTCACGCTGAGCCCCTCGACCCTGATCGCGACCGTCGTGTCCATTGTCGCCAACGGGCTGCTGACCGGCCTGCTCATCGTCACGGTCTCACGGGCGGTCCTGGGGCGGGTGGCCAGCCCGGGCCAGGCCTGGGCGCAGACCAGGGGACGCATCTGGGCGCTGCTGGGGCAGGCGCTCCTGATCACCCTCATCGAGACGGTCCCACCCGCTGGCGCCACCCTGGGCGCCACGGCGCTGCTGCGCCAGCTCCTGGGGGACAGGACGGTCGACACCGGCTCGTCGGGGGAGGTCCTCCTGGTGATCCTCGTCATCCTGCTCGTGCTGCTGGTCTGGGTCCTCATCACGGTCTTCCTCGTGGTCCGCCTCTTCCTGGCCCCCGCCGCGCTCATCCTGGAGAACACCTCGGTGGCCAGCTCGATCCGGCGCTCCTGGACCCTGACCCGGGGCTCCTTCTGGCGGGTCCTGGGAGCCCTCGTGCTCATGGGGCTCATCGCCTGGCTGGTGGCCGGGGCCATCGGCATCGTGGCCGGGGTCGGAGCTGGCGTGGTGACGGTCCTCCAGCCCGGGTCCGCCACCGTGGCCGCCTCGGTCGTCATGCTCGCCTCCACCCTCGCCACCGCCCTGGTCATGCCCTTTACCGCCTCCGTGGCCGCCCTGATCTACATCGACCTGCGGATGCGCAAGGAGGGCCTGGACATTGAGCTGCGTCGTGCCGCCGCACAGTAGCGCCGGCGGCAGCCGTCGGGGGACGCCGGGCCTCCTGGCGGCCTGCCTGGCCCTGACGCCCCTGGCGGCGCCCGGGCCCGTGGACGTGCCCGCCACCCCCAGCGCGGAGGAGGCCCGGCGCGCCGCCCAGGAGGAGCTCTCCAAGGCCGTCTACCAGGAGCGCCCCAGCCTCGCCCAGCTCATCTGGGACTGGCTCCAGGAGCACCTGTCCCCCACCCACCTGGTGCCCGGGGTGCCAGCCTGGGTCTCGGTGGTCGTCACCCTGGTCGCGGCCCTGGCCCTGCTGGCCGGCCTGGTCTACGTCCTCAGGTACCTGACCTGGGCCAGACGGGCCCGGCTCGGCTCCAGGCGCCTCTTCGAGGACCCCCGTGACGCCGCCTCCCTGACCCGGGCCGCCGACGCCGCGGCCGGGACGGGCGACTGGGCCACCGCCGTCGTCGAGCGCTTCCGGGCCATTATCCGCTCCCTGGACGAGCGCGGGCTCATTGAGGACTACCCCGGTATGACCGCCCGGGAGGCCGCCACCCTGGCCGCCCGGGCCCTGCGGTCGCTGAGGCAGGAGCTGCTCCAGGCCGCCGCCCTGTTCGACTCGGTGCGCTACGGGCACGTCCAGGCCACCAGGCAGCAGGACGAGTGGATACGCCAGCTGGCAGGCCAGGTGGCCTCCCTGCGCCCGACGCAGACCCAGAAGGGACAGGTATGAGCCCGGCCCCCGCTACCGACACCAGGACCGCTCCCGCCGCCGGGGCCGGGACGAACCGGCCAGCAGGTACCAGCCAGGCCGTGGGCGACCCCCTGGGCACCCGCCTGCGCCGCGCCCGTCCCGTGGTCCTGGCCCTGCTCCTGCTGACCGCCGTCGTCCTGGGCACCCTGAGCCTGCGTCCCCAGGTCTCCAAGGTCCCCCTGGCGATCGACAACCCCACCTCCACGGGCGCCATGGCCCTGGCCGAGCTCCTGCGCGCCCAGGGCGTCTCGGTGCGCTCCACCAGCTCCTGGTCCGACGCCCTGACCGCCTCCCAGGACGGGGCCACGCTCGCACTGGTCTCACCTAAGTCCCTGAGCCCCGACGAGCGGGAGGACCTGGCCCGCGCCGGCGGGGACGTCGTGGTCCTGTCCGACCTGTACCAGAGCCTGGCCGGGCTCACCCAGGCCACCGTCACAGGGGCCTCGACATCCAAGGACACCGTCCTGGAGGCCGGCTGCCAGGACCCCGACGCCCTGGCCGCCGCCCGCCTGCCGGGGGTCCGCGGCTCGGTGACCGCCACCGACACGTCCGGCCACCAGATCCCCGGCGCCACCGGCTGCTTCCCCCTGGGCCCCTCCGCCGGCTCCTCCCAGCACTCCTACGCCTACCTCACCGCCCCCCTGCCCTCGGGCGCGACGCTGCGGGTCATCGCCGACAACCAGCTGGTCACCAACGCCACCCTGGCCCAGCAGGGCGCGGCCGCCCTGGCCGTACGGGCCCTGGGGCACCACCGTGAGGTCGTCTGGTTCGACGCCGACTACCGTGACGCGACCAGCCTGTGGGACTCCCCCGACCTGCCCCGCCAGCTGCCCGTCCTGGTCCTGCTGTCCCTGGCGGTCCTGGCGGCGCTGGCCGGGGTGCGGGGGCGACGCATGGGGCGTCTGGTGCCCGACCCCCTGCCGGTGGTCGTGCGCTCCACCGAGACCACGCTGGGGCGCGGGCACCTCTACCGGCGCGCCCACGACCACGCCCACGCCGCCGGGGTCCTGCGGGCCGGTACCCTGGCCCGGCTCCGTCCCCGCCTGGGCCTGCCCCGCCACTGCGAGACGGCCCTCGTGGCCCAGGCCGCCGCCCGGGTCACCGGCCTGCCCGAGCCCTACCTGGACCAGCTCCTGGCCGGTCCCCCACCACACGACAACCAGGCCCTGACCGACCTGGCCTCCCAGCTCGACCACCTTGAGAGCGAGGTTCACTCATGAGCTCCACCCCCTACGGGCAGGACCCCGACGCCCACCCCGCCGCACCGCCCGACGCCCCGGGCCGGGCCGACCCGCGCGGGCGGCTGGTGGCGGTACGCGGTGAGGTCTCCAAGGCGGTCGTGGGCCAGGACGCCGCCGTCACCGGCCTGGTCATCGCCCTGCTCTCCGGCGGCCACGTGCTCCTGGAGGGGGTGCCGGGGGTGGCCAAGACCCTCCTGGTGCGCGCCCTGGCCCGGGCCCTGGAGGTGGGGACCACCCGCATCCAGTTCACCCCCGACCTCATGCCCGGTGACGTGACCGGCTCCCTGGTCTACGACGCCCGCAGCGCCGAGTTCTCCTTCCGCCCCGGGCCGGTGTTCACCAACCTCCTCCTGGCCGACGAGGTCAACCGCACCCCTCCCAAGACCCAGGCCGCCCTCCTGGAGGCCATGGAGGAACGGCAGGTGTCCGTCGACGGCCGCCCCCGCCCGCTGCCCGACCCCTTCATGGTCATCGCCACCCAGAACCCCGTGGAGTACGAGGGCACCTACCCCCTGCCCGAGGCCCAGCTGGACCGGTTCCTGCTCAAGCTCGTCCTGCCCGTGCCCGAGCGGGCCCAGGAGGTCGAGGTGCTCTCCCGCCACGCCTCCGGCTTCGATCCGCGCGACCTGGCCGGGGCCGGGCTGGGGCCCGTGGCCTCGGGGGCGGACCTGGCCGCGGCCCGCGCCCAGGTGCGCACCGTGGGGGCCTCCCCGGAGGTCCTGGGCTACATCGTGGACCTGGTGCGCGCCACCCGCAGCTCGCCGTCGGTGGCCCTGGGGGTCTCCCCCCGCGGGGCGACGGCGCTGCTGGCCTCCGCCCGCGCCTGGGCCTGGCTGGGGGGACGGGCCTTCGTGACCCCCGACGACGTCAAGGCCCTCGCCCTGCCCACCCTGCGCCACCGCATCACCCTGCGCGCCGAGGCGGAGATGGAGGGGGTCACCACCGAGTCCGTCGTCAACGGGGTCCTGCGCACCGTCACCGTCCCCCGCTGACCCCCTGGCCCCGCGGGGCCGGCCGTCGCCGCGGCGACGGCGTCGAACCACCTGTGAGGAGGAGCCGTGTTCCTCAGGATGCGCACCGTCTGGCTGCTCGCCGCCGGCGCGGTCCCCGTCCTGGCCTGGCCGCGCCCGCTGACCGTGGGGATCTGGGTGCTGGTGGTGCTCACCGCCGTGGCGGTGGACGTCATCCTGGCCCCCTCCCCGCGTGAGCTGCGCGCCGAGCGGCGGGTCTCGCGCTCCGTGCGCCTGGGGCAGTCCACCACGGACACCCTGACCCTGCACAACCCCACGGCCCGGGCGTTCCACGTGGAACTGCGTGACGCCTGGGTCCCCTCGGCAGGGGCCGTCGGGGAGCGCGCCACCGTCAGCCTGCCGCCCGGCCAGCGGCGTCGGCACCGCACCACGCTGACCCCCACGCGCCGCGGGGACCGCCAGGCGGACCTGGTGACCGTCCGCAGCCGGGGGCCGCTGGGGCTCGCGGGCCGCCAGGTCTCCCTGAGCTGCCCCGCCCGCCTGCGGGTCCTGCCCGCCTTCTCCTCGCGCCGCCACCTGCCCAGCCGCCTGGCGCGCCTGCGCGAGCTCGACGGGCGCAGCGCCGTCATGGTGCGCGGCGCCGGCACCGAGTTCGACTCCCTGCGCGAGTACGTGGTAGGCGACGACGTACGCTCCATCGACTGGCGCTCGACGGCGCGGCGCGGGGACGTGGTGGTGCGCACCTGGCGCCCGGAGCGGGACCGCCGGGTCCTCATCGTGGTGGACACCGGCCGCCTGGCCGCCGCCCGCCTGGGGGACGCCCCCCGGCTCGAGGCGCAGATCGAGGCCGCCCTGCTCCTGGCCGCCCTGGCCACCCACGCCGGGGACCGGGTCAGCATCCTGGCCATGGACACCCGGGTGCGTGCCCGCCTCAGCGGCCAGGCGGGACCGGCCCTCATGAGCGCCCTGGCCCAGGCCCTGGCCCCCCTGGACAGCGAGCTGACCGAGACGGACTGGCGCACCGTCAGCGCCACGGTGCGCCAGGCCCTGCCCCAGCGCGCGCTCGTGGTCGTCCTGGCGGGCCTGGACGGCGCGGGGGTGGGCATGACGCGGGCCCTGGCGCCCCTGGCCCGCGAGCACACCCTGCTGGTGGCCTCCGCCACCGACCCCGACCTGGAGGTCCTGCGCTCGCGGCACTCCACCGCCGAGGAGGTCTACGTGGCGGCAGCCGCCCAGGCCGAGCAGCACGAGCGCGACCGGGTGGCCGAGCTCCTCCAGCGCGCAGGTGCCAAGGTGGTCCAGTCCGACCCCGACGCCCTGGCCCCGTCCCTGGCGGACGCCTACCTGGCGCTCAAGGCCGCGGGGCGCCTGTGAGGGCGGTAGCGCGGCCCTCAGGCCGCCACGGGGAGCTGGTAGCCGGCGTCGTGCTCGTCCAGGTCACCGGTCACCCCGGTGGCCACGGCGCGCCGGCCCAGGGCGATGGTGTAGGCCCACAGCAGCGCCAGGGCCAGGACGCCCACCGCGACCTTGACCGCCCACGGAATGGGCGCCGGGGTCACGAAGGCCTCAATGAGCCCGGAGACGGCCAGGGCCACGGTCAGGGCCACGGACACCGTCATGAGGGAACGGGCCTCGCTGGCCAGGGCCCGGCCCCGGGGGCGCGGGCCCGGGACCAGGAGGGTCCAGAACAGCTTCAGGCCGGCGCCCCCGGCCACGAAGACGCTGGTGAGCTCCAGCAGCCCGTGGGGGGCGATGAGGGAGAGGAACTGGGGCAGGGCGTGGTGGTCGGCCATAATGGCCGCCACCTGGCCGAGGTGCACGACATTGAACCAGAGCACGGCCGCCGGCAGCACCCCGGTGATCCCCCCGGCCACGCACAGGGCCGCGATACGGGCGTTGTTGGTCCACACCTGGGCGGCGAAGTCCTGGGGGTCGTAGGTGGAGTAGTAGGAGGAGAAGGCGTGGTCCGCGTAATGGTCGAGCTTGGCGGGACTGCCCAGGGAGGCCATGGCCTCAGGCGAGTGCAGGGTCCACAGGGCCGTGACCACCGCCAGGGCGAGGCCCACCGCGCTCACCCCCAGCGTCCACCAGCGCACCCGGTACAGGGCCGCGGGCATGCTCACCGCCACCAGGTGGGTCAGACCCGTGACCCACGAGGAGGAGGCGGCGGTCACGCGCCCGCGCGCCCGCACCACCCGGGTGGAGAGCTCGGCGAGCACGACGGGGTCGGGGGCCTGCGCCGTCACCTGCGCCAGGTGCCGGGCGGCGGCCCGGTACAGGCCCACCAGCTCGTCAGCCTGCGCCCCGCTCAGACGGCGTCTGTCTACCAGGGTGTCAAGGCGCTCCCACTGGTCCTGGTGCGCCGCGACGAAGGCATCGATATCCACCTCAGGAGTGTGACACCGTGAGTACCGAACCGTCCTCCTCCGAGCGGAGGATTGAACAGGATCTCATGGTCATCGGGGAGGCCGTGGCCCTGGAGGTCGTCCCGGCCTCTCTCGGGTCGCGCCTGCTGTCAGGGATCATTGACTACGGCACGATGCTGGTGGGGCTGGTCCTGTCCCTGGCGACGTTCTCGCTGGCCGTCGAGAACGACTACTCCATGACCACGGCGCGCCTGGCCGCCGTGCTCTCCCTGGTGGTCTTCACCTGGCTGGTCGCTCTGCCCCTGCTCATTGAGTCGGCCAGCAACGGGCGCAGCCTGGGGCGCCTGGTCATGGGCACCCGGGTGGTGCGCGACGACGGCGGGAGCGTGCGGCTGCGCCACAGCCTGGTGCGGGTCCTGCTCAGCGTCATCGAGGTGTGGTTCACCCAGGGGGTCCTGTGCCTGATCACGTGCGTGGCCACGAGGCGGAACAAGCGCCTGGGTGACGTGCTGGCCGGCACCTACGTCATCCAGGAGCGCGCCGCCGCCCGCCGTACCCCGCCCGTACTCATGCCCCCCGAGCTGGCGGCGTGGGCCCGTCAGGCCGACATCCGCGGGCTCCCGGGCCACCTCGCCCTGGTGGTGCGCACGTTCCTGTCGCGGACCACCTCCTTCCAGCCGGCGGTGCGGGCGCACCTGGCCACCGAGCTGGCGGCGCAGGTCGCCACCTGCGTGAGCCCTCCCCCGCCGCCGCGCACCCACCCCGAGCGCTTCCTGGCCGCGGTCCTGGCCGAGCGCCGGGACCGCGAGCTCCTCATGGAGCTCCAGGAGCGGCAGGCCGAGGAGGAGACCGTCCCGTCCCTGCTGTGAGCCGGGTGCGTACCACGGCGGGCTCACCGGCGTCCGGGCCAGCCTGGCTCCCCGCGACGCTACCGGGGGGCGCCGCGCCGGGTACTACCGGGGGGCGCCGGGGC
Protein-coding regions in this window:
- the mtrA gene encoding MtrAB system response regulator MtrA gives rise to the protein MTVRILVVDDDPAISEMLSILLESEGYTPVTCDTGDGALALFRAHHPSLVLLDLMLPGIDGVEVCRQIRRLSDVPVIMLTARTDTEDVVAGLEAGADDYVTKPFQTTELLARVRARLRHLSTAVTPEVLRAGDLDIDVAAHRVLRGAQTIAVTPLEFDLLTTLARSPWKAFTREELLDAVWGYQHGADTRLVNVHVQRLRSKVEPDPERPRIVVTVRGVGYRIGDAV
- a CDS encoding glycerophosphoryl diester phosphodiesterase membrane domain-containing protein; amino-acid sequence: MSAPPPDGWQPPSQPLDDQPPQEPEAPAENVQGMRPERAPAFGVPGYGVPTDFLLAPKPGIIPLRPLTVSEIIGGAFAALRANPRAMFLPALLVMGVLGGVSAVLTYALQSATLINLDGRTTQGAAETLLILPALVTLSPSTLIATVVSIVANGLLTGLLIVTVSRAVLGRVASPGQAWAQTRGRIWALLGQALLITLIETVPPAGATLGATALLRQLLGDRTVDTGSSGEVLLVILVILLVLLVWVLITVFLVVRLFLAPAALILENTSVASSIRRSWTLTRGSFWRVLGALVLMGLIAWLVAGAIGIVAGVGAGVVTVLQPGSATVAASVVMLASTLATALVMPFTASVAALIYIDLRMRKEGLDIELRRAAAQ
- a CDS encoding DUF4129 domain-containing protein, which translates into the protein MPPHSSAGGSRRGTPGLLAACLALTPLAAPGPVDVPATPSAEEARRAAQEELSKAVYQERPSLAQLIWDWLQEHLSPTHLVPGVPAWVSVVVTLVAALALLAGLVYVLRYLTWARRARLGSRRLFEDPRDAASLTRAADAAAGTGDWATAVVERFRAIIRSLDERGLIEDYPGMTAREAATLAARALRSLRQELLQAAALFDSVRYGHVQATRQQDEWIRQLAGQVASLRPTQTQKGQV
- a CDS encoding DUF4350 domain-containing protein, coding for MSPAPATDTRTAPAAGAGTNRPAGTSQAVGDPLGTRLRRARPVVLALLLLTAVVLGTLSLRPQVSKVPLAIDNPTSTGAMALAELLRAQGVSVRSTSSWSDALTASQDGATLALVSPKSLSPDEREDLARAGGDVVVLSDLYQSLAGLTQATVTGASTSKDTVLEAGCQDPDALAAARLPGVRGSVTATDTSGHQIPGATGCFPLGPSAGSSQHSYAYLTAPLPSGATLRVIADNQLVTNATLAQQGAAALAVRALGHHREVVWFDADYRDATSLWDSPDLPRQLPVLVLLSLAVLAALAGVRGRRMGRLVPDPLPVVVRSTETTLGRGHLYRRAHDHAHAAGVLRAGTLARLRPRLGLPRHCETALVAQAAARVTGLPEPYLDQLLAGPPPHDNQALTDLASQLDHLESEVHS
- a CDS encoding AAA family ATPase, producing the protein MSSTPYGQDPDAHPAAPPDAPGRADPRGRLVAVRGEVSKAVVGQDAAVTGLVIALLSGGHVLLEGVPGVAKTLLVRALARALEVGTTRIQFTPDLMPGDVTGSLVYDARSAEFSFRPGPVFTNLLLADEVNRTPPKTQAALLEAMEERQVSVDGRPRPLPDPFMVIATQNPVEYEGTYPLPEAQLDRFLLKLVLPVPERAQEVEVLSRHASGFDPRDLAGAGLGPVASGADLAAARAQVRTVGASPEVLGYIVDLVRATRSSPSVALGVSPRGATALLASARAWAWLGGRAFVTPDDVKALALPTLRHRITLRAEAEMEGVTTESVVNGVLRTVTVPR
- a CDS encoding DUF58 domain-containing protein, producing the protein MFLRMRTVWLLAAGAVPVLAWPRPLTVGIWVLVVLTAVAVDVILAPSPRELRAERRVSRSVRLGQSTTDTLTLHNPTARAFHVELRDAWVPSAGAVGERATVSLPPGQRRRHRTTLTPTRRGDRQADLVTVRSRGPLGLAGRQVSLSCPARLRVLPAFSSRRHLPSRLARLRELDGRSAVMVRGAGTEFDSLREYVVGDDVRSIDWRSTARRGDVVVRTWRPERDRRVLIVVDTGRLAAARLGDAPRLEAQIEAALLLAALATHAGDRVSILAMDTRVRARLSGQAGPALMSALAQALAPLDSELTETDWRTVSATVRQALPQRALVVVLAGLDGAGVGMTRALAPLAREHTLLVASATDPDLEVLRSRHSTAEEVYVAAAAQAEQHERDRVAELLQRAGAKVVQSDPDALAPSLADAYLALKAAGRL
- a CDS encoding stage II sporulation protein M, with translation MDIDAFVAAHQDQWERLDTLVDRRRLSGAQADELVGLYRAAARHLAQVTAQAPDPVVLAELSTRVVRARGRVTAASSSWVTGLTHLVAVSMPAALYRVRWWTLGVSAVGLALAVVTALWTLHSPEAMASLGSPAKLDHYADHAFSSYYSTYDPQDFAAQVWTNNARIAALCVAGGITGVLPAAVLWFNVVHLGQVAAIMADHHALPQFLSLIAPHGLLELTSVFVAGGAGLKLFWTLLVPGPRPRGRALASEARSLMTVSVALTVALAVSGLIEAFVTPAPIPWAVKVAVGVLALALLWAYTIALGRRAVATGVTGDLDEHDAGYQLPVAA
- a CDS encoding RDD family protein, which translates into the protein MSTEPSSSERRIEQDLMVIGEAVALEVVPASLGSRLLSGIIDYGTMLVGLVLSLATFSLAVENDYSMTTARLAAVLSLVVFTWLVALPLLIESASNGRSLGRLVMGTRVVRDDGGSVRLRHSLVRVLLSVIEVWFTQGVLCLITCVATRRNKRLGDVLAGTYVIQERAAARRTPPVLMPPELAAWARQADIRGLPGHLALVVRTFLSRTTSFQPAVRAHLATELAAQVATCVSPPPPPRTHPERFLAAVLAERRDRELLMELQERQAEEETVPSLL